GCTCTGGTCTACCCTGGTGTGCCGCAATTCTCGCGGCGGGCAACACCGGACGGAGACTGAGATGCACCACTTGGCGTTGGGCGCTGCGACGGCTCCTGACCTGCTGAACTCGGCTCTCGACACGCTGCGCGTCGTGCTCGAGTACGTGGGCACCGTCGCCTTCGCGATCTCCGGCGCCGTTGCCGCAAGCCGCCGACGCATGGACCTGGTGGGCGCGGTCGTGCTCGCTTGCCTCGTCGCCGTGGGAGGAGGAACCGCGCGCGACCTGCTGCTCGACCGGCCAGTGTTCTGGATGGAGAACCCCACACTCGTGCTCGTCGCGGTCGCCACCGCCTTGGTGATCGCTTCTCTCTACCGCCGGCGTTCGATGGACGCCTTGGCGAGGCATCGCATCGTCGAGGGCTCCGATGCCGCTGGCATGGCCATCTTTGTGGTGATCGGCACGAGCATCTCGCTCGAACTCGGCGTGAACCCCGTGGCGGCGGTCATCGTCGGCGTTGTCAACGGAGTCGGCGGCGGGGTGCTGCGCGACCTCTTCGCGGCCCAAGTGCCCGAGGTGTTTTGGAATGGCCAGCTCTACGCGACGGCGGCCCTCGCCGGAGCCGCGCTCTACGCGGCCCTTCACGCCGCTCACGCCGCCGTGCAGGTCACTTTCTGGCTGCCGTTGCTCGTCATCGTGGCGCTCAGGGTCCTCTCGCTCACGCTCGGTTGGGGAGTGCCCACCGTGGCCGTGGTGAAGAAGCGCGAGCGCCAAACAGAGGACCACGCCTAGGCCGGTTGCGCTCCCGCGGTGTGTCGTTCCTGATCGCGAGCCCAGACGCTGCCGAGCGCGAACTGTCCGGAGACGCCGTAGTGCCTCATGGCGGCCTCAACCCGGCGTCGGCCGGTCCTTGAGGTAAGACCGAGCGAACGCGAAGCGCTCTCCATGGTCTGTCCAGCGCTCATGAGGCTCAGCATCGAGTCCCATGGCGCCTCGGACTCGCCCACAGGTGACGACTCATTCCACAGGTGGTCAAAGACCCAGCGCATCACGTGGGCGAGGGCGGGCGACTTGAGCGTCATCACCGCGGTGGGCGCGGGATCGCCCCACACGAGCGGGATCATCACCAAGTCATCGCCCGTGATCCAGAAGTAGCTGGGAGGATCGGGGTGCAAGCGAATTTGAGTGCCGGCCTCCTTCTCGTTTTGCAGGTGACCGGCGGTGTGAATGTGCGCCACTGGCATCAGCACCCTGATGTCGACGTCGCGCTCTTGGCGCGCGGCCCAAAAGGTCTTCTCGTGTTCGATGTTCGCGGCGGCAAGAATCGCGGTATCCGGCATGCACACCCAGACCTTGGACGGCACGGTGGGGGTCGAGTGCTTGCGCCACACCTCCGCGAGTGCCCACGGTCCGCGCACCACGTCAGCCGTGAGGACGTCGTCCCCGTCCTCGCTGTGATCGTGAATGAGGGCGGGCAGATTGGCGAGAAGACCCTGAGCCTCGTTGACGACCTGGTCGAGGTGAACGGACGTCTGCTCAAGCACGCCTCTCAAGTACTCCGACACCGTTGCGGCCGGACTGCGGTAGGTAATGACGTCACCCTCGACGCGGAGCAGACCGCGATCCTCGAGGGTCTCCAGCGCGGCCGCGACCTCGTCTCGTGGAAGTTCCGAAGCCTCTGCCAGGGCTTCCGTCGACGCCGCCCTGGTCTTGAGCGCGAGCACGAGCGTGGCCATGGGATCCGTTGTCGCTGACATCACGGCCCTTCGTTAGGGGTGCAGCACCACGATCGAAAGGGCCCTGCAGGCGAATGGAGTTGAGCTATCCCGCAACCAACCTGTCGTACGCCTCAAGGTAGCGCTGCCTCGTCCTGTCGACCACCTCGTCGGGAAGGGCGGGTGGAGGGCTGTCGCCGTGGCGGTCCCAGCCCGACGCTGGCGACGTCAACCAATCGCGCACAAATTGCTTGTCGAAGCTCGGCTGCGCGTGGCCAGGTTCCCACTCGTCCATAGGCCAGAAGCGGCTCGAGTCGGGAGTGAGTACCTCGTCCGCGAGCACGATCTCGCCCGTGGCGGATCGCCCAAACTCGAACTTGGTGTCGGCCAGAATGATGCCCTTGCCGGCAGCGATCTCGTGAGCACGGGTGTAGGCGGCGAGCGTCAACTCGCGCAATGCCTCCGCGTCCTCCCCGCCGATGCGAGCCGCCACGGCGTCAAATGACACGTTCTCGTCATGCTCGCCCACGTCGGCCTTGGTCGCCGGAGTGAAGATGGGGGCCGGCAGGCGCGACCCGTCGACGAGGCCGTCGGGAAGCTCGACGCCGCAGACCGAGCCGGAAGCCTTGTACTCGACCAGCCCTGAGCCCGTGAGGTAGCCGCGGGCGACGCACTCCACGGGAAACATGTCGAGCCGTTCGCAGATCATGGCGCGGCCGGCGACTTCGGCAGGCACCTCGGCCTCGACCGTGTGGTCTGGCACCAGGTCGCGCAGGCGATCGAACCACCACAGCGTGAGCGCCGTGAGCACCGCACCCTTGCCAGGGATCTCGGTGGGGAGCACCCAGTCGTAGGCGCTGATGCGGTCGGAGGCGACCACCAGCATGACGTCGCCGCGCGGGTGCGGATCGACCGGCTCGTAGAGGTCACGCACCTTGCCGGTGTAGACGTGGCGCCAGCCCTCGATCGCTGGGGCGACGGGCATTGTCACGAAGCCAGGCATCAGGCCTGCTCTTCGTGAGCAACCTGCTTGGCGATGTCCTTGCGGTGGTGCGAACCGTCGAGCGTGATGAAGTCGATCCCGCGATACGCTCGCTCTCGAGCGGCTGCCAGCGAGGGGCCGTAGCCGACCACAGACAACACTCTGCCTCCAGCTGAGACGAGTGCGCCGTCGTCGCCGAACTCGGTGCCCGCGTGCAGCACGTGCACGCCAGGCTCGTCTTCCACTTCGCCAAGCCCGCCAATAGGGTCGCCGTTGCGCGGGGACGCCGGATAGCCCTTTGACGCGACGACGACGGTGACAGCGCCGCCCTCGGCCCACTCCAGGGGCGCAAGGTCGGCGAGCCTGCCCTCCGCGGCCGCGAGCAGCACGCCGGCGAGCGGGGTCTCCAACTGGCACAACACCACTTGTGTCTCTGGGTCGCCGAAGCGGGCGTTGAACTCGATCACCCGGACGCCCTGTGCGGTGAGCGCAAGACCGCAGTACAAGACGCCGACGAAAGGCTTGCCTCTGCGCGCCATCTCATCGATCGTCGGCTGGGCCACAGTCGCGACGACCTCGTCCACTAGTCCCGCAGGCGCCCACGGCAGCGGGGTGTACGCCCCCATGCCGCCCGTATTGGGGCCCTGGTCGCCGTCGTAGGCGCGCTTGAAGTCCTGAGCCGGTTGCAGTGGAACCACGGTCTTGCCGTCTGACAGGCAAAACAGGCTCACCTCCGGACCGTCAAGGAAGTCCTCGATCACGACGGTCCCGCCGGCGTCGATGATGCCTTGGCCATGTGCGCGTGCGAGTTCCCAGTCGTCGGTCACGACCACGCCCTTGCCTGCGGCCAGGCCGTTGTCCTTGACCACGTGAGGCGCGCCGAACTCGTCGAGGGCGTCCTCCAACTCGTCGGTGGTCCGGCAGACGCGCGACTCGGCCGTCGGCACTCCTGCCGCCGCCATGACCTCCTTGGCGAACGCCTTGGATCCCTCCAACTCTGCCGCCGCGGCGTCGGGCCCAAAGACGGGGAACCCTGCGGCGCGCACCGCGTCGGCTACGCCTGCGACGAGGGGTGCCTCAGGCCCGATGATCACCAGGTCCGCCGCGATCTCTGTCGCGAGGGCAGCCACACCCTTGGGGTCCATCACGTCGCGGTAGTGCCTCGTCGTGGGACGCCCTGTACTGCTCACCAGGGAGCCGATGCCCGGGTTGCCTGGGAGGGCGTGGAGTTCGGTCACAGCGGGGTCGAGGCTGAGGGAGCGGGCAATAGCGTGTTCGCGCGCTCCGGAGCCGACCAGGAGGATCTTCACACCCTCCAGCCTATCGAGGCGGCGCGGCTGGAGAGAATCTCAACGAAACCTTCACGAGGACACCGTCCGATCTTGACGAAGCGGCCCAACCATAGAGAGGAACGAAGGGTACCGGCCTTGGCGACCGTCAGCCGGCTCCACTCGAGAAAGAGGAGCACATGGTGCAATGGTGTGGCGACATGGGAGTCGCCGAGTGGCTCGGCATGATCGCCCTATGGGCCGCCGTCATCGGTGTAGCGATCTGGGCGGTCGCTCGACTGTTTCCTGCGCAGCCCAGTTCGCATGCGCGAGCGCTACTCGACCAGCGCCTCGCGCAAGGCGACACTGATGTGGAAACGTACACGTCGGCGCTCGCAGCAATGGACCTGGGCGAGCCCGGCGCTACTCGGGTTGAACCGCTGCGGGAAGCGTGACAACGAAACGCGCTCCCCGTCCTTCACCCTCACTCGAAGCCATCACCGTCCCACCGTGCGCCTCGACAAGAGCCTTCACGATGGCGAGCCCGATCCCGGATCCGCCACGCTCGCGGTCGCGCGCCGCGTCCGCCCGATAGAAGCGCTCGAAAAGGTGTGGCATATGCTCGGGCGCGATTCCTTCGCCCTGGTCGCTGACGGACACCACCACCCACTCGCGGTCATCGCTCGCGTGAGCCCCCACCGTGACCGCTCCACCTTCCGGGCTATGACGCACGGCGTTGTCAATCAGATTCGCGAGCACCTGGGCAAGGCGTTCGGGGTCGACGACGATGGCGAGCCGATCGGCAGATGTCTCCACCTGAACCTTCACGCCGACGAGGCCTGCCCGGTCGGAAGCAGCGAGCACGGCCGCCCTGACGAGCGCCACGGCGTCCGAGCGCTCGAGCCGCAGGTTCGACTCGCGACTCTCGGCACGTGTCACGGCCGCCAAATCCTCCGACAGGCGCACCAGTCGCGCGCCCTGGGCGCGCAACACCGCCACCATCGACGGACTCAACTCAGCCACGCCATCCTCGATGGCTTCAAGAGAGGCGTCGATCGTGGCCACGGGCGTCCGGAGTTCGTGCGCGACGTCCGACAAGAGACGCGTGCGCAGACGCTCGGACTCCTCCAGCCGGTCCGCCATACGGTTGAAGGCGACCGCGAGAGCGTCGAATTCTCGGCCGATGCCTGGCTGAGCGACTCGCACACCGCTTGCGCCGGCTGCGATTCCCTGGGCAGCGGCAGCGAGGGAAGACAACGAGCGGCCGATGCGTCGGCTCAAGAGGACGCTCACTGCGAAGGCGGCCAGGACGCCGAGCGCGAGCGCCAAGGCCAGGGCCAGAGCACTCGCGGTGCGGAAAGCGATCACCGAGTGGTCGATGGTAGAACCAGAGTCGGAGACCTCGGCGGAATCCAGATGACGGCGGAACGCGGATGGACCAATCGCGCCAGCGACAAGCCATGCCGTGACGGCTGCCGTGCCCAGCACGACAGCGATCGCGATGAGGAGCCGCGGCGCAAGTCCCGTACGCGCGCCACCGTCAGCCGTCACTGCCCCGTTCCGATCCGGTAGCCGATGCCGCGCACCGTGCGGACATACTGTTGTCGCTCTGCGCTGTCATTGAGCTTCTGACGCACGTGAAGGATGTGCACGTCCACCAAGTGTTCGTCTCCCACCCATCCGCCTCCCCACACCTCTTCCAGGAGGGCTGAGCGAGTCAACACGCGCGTAGGTCGCACAGCGAGTGCGGCAAGCAGGTCGAATTCCGTGCGCGTGAGGTGCACCGGCTCGCCGGCAAGGCTTACCTCTCGTGCATCGAGATTGATTGCGAGGTCACCGACCCGCAGCAACTCGGACTCTTGATTGCTAAGGGCGACGGCATTCGCTCGCGGACGACGCAGCATGACCCGCACGCGAGCCACGAGTTCGCGAGGACTGAAGGGTTTGGTGACGTAGTCGTCAGCCCCAGCCGACAAACCCACCAAGGTGTCCACCTCCTCGGCGCGCGCGGTCAACATGACCACATAACAGTCGGAGAACGTCCGCAACTGCCGGCACACCTCCAAGCCGTCGATGCCGGGAAGGCCGAGGTCCAAGACCACCACGTCAGGGTCGAGTGTGCGGGCACGGCGCAGCGCGTCCTCTCCGTCACGGGCGCGCTCCACCTCGAAGCCGTCGCGCACGAGGTAGTCGGATACGAGTTCCGCAAGCGCTGGCTCGTCATCCACCACGAGCGCGCGCAGGGGGACTCCAGGGGACGGTGTCATGCGCCCCATTGTCACGGAACCGGCGCCGTCCGCCCACTCCATGCGGCCACGACGACTCGAAACTTCACCGAACCTTGACCAAATGTCGCCGGGGAGGTCAATGCGGCATCCCGAGGATGAAGGCACACGAAAGGAATTCCATGCAGCCCGTGCTCTTCTCGATTCTGGGACTCGATATCCAGACCTACGGCATCAGCAAGGCCGCCGCCGCCGTGGTCGCCGCAATCCTGCTGGGGCGAGCTTTTCGCCGCCACGGCCTCAACAAGGACGACGCATACACGTTCGTGTTGTGGGCCACCGTCTGGGGTTTTGTGGGGGCAAAGATCTACTACCTCCTCGAGAATGCGTCCACCCTGACCGCACACCACCTCGGAGGCATGGGCTTCACCTGGTATGGCGGCCTCCTGGGCGGCATCGCATCCGCTTTGGTAGTCATGCGGCGGCGACACCTCCCAGCCGCAACGGTCGCGGACGCCGCGATGATTCCGCTCAGCGTCGCCTACGCGATCGGTCGCATCGGCTGTTGGCTGTCTGGTGACGGCACATATGGCAAACCAACGTCGCTGCCCTGGGGCATGCCAGTCACCCACGGTGTGGTCCCCACGGACGTCGCCGTGCACCCCACTCCCCTCTACGAAGCGCTCGGGGCGCTGGCCATCGCCGCACTGCTCTGGACTCTCGCTAGGCGGCAGCCGCCACCGCTTGCCGTCGTCGCGGGCTATCTGTTTCTCAGTGGCGTCGCACGTGTAGCT
The Demequina sp. TMPB413 DNA segment above includes these coding regions:
- the purD gene encoding phosphoribosylamine--glycine ligase, with amino-acid sequence MKILLVGSGAREHAIARSLSLDPAVTELHALPGNPGIGSLVSSTGRPTTRHYRDVMDPKGVAALATEIAADLVIIGPEAPLVAGVADAVRAAGFPVFGPDAAAAELEGSKAFAKEVMAAAGVPTAESRVCRTTDELEDALDEFGAPHVVKDNGLAAGKGVVVTDDWELARAHGQGIIDAGGTVVIEDFLDGPEVSLFCLSDGKTVVPLQPAQDFKRAYDGDQGPNTGGMGAYTPLPWAPAGLVDEVVATVAQPTIDEMARRGKPFVGVLYCGLALTAQGVRVIEFNARFGDPETQVVLCQLETPLAGVLLAAAEGRLADLAPLEWAEGGAVTVVVASKGYPASPRNGDPIGGLGEVEDEPGVHVLHAGTEFGDDGALVSAGGRVLSVVGYGPSLAAARERAYRGIDFITLDGSHHRKDIAKQVAHEEQA
- a CDS encoding TrmB family transcriptional regulator is translated as MMSATTDPMATLVLALKTRAASTEALAEASELPRDEVAAALETLEDRGLLRVEGDVITYRSPAATVSEYLRGVLEQTSVHLDQVVNEAQGLLANLPALIHDHSEDGDDVLTADVVRGPWALAEVWRKHSTPTVPSKVWVCMPDTAILAAANIEHEKTFWAARQERDVDIRVLMPVAHIHTAGHLQNEKEAGTQIRLHPDPPSYFWITGDDLVMIPLVWGDPAPTAVMTLKSPALAHVMRWVFDHLWNESSPVGESEAPWDSMLSLMSAGQTMESASRSLGLTSRTGRRRVEAAMRHYGVSGQFALGSVWARDQERHTAGAQPA
- a CDS encoding prolipoprotein diacylglyceryl transferase, with protein sequence MQPVLFSILGLDIQTYGISKAAAAVVAAILLGRAFRRHGLNKDDAYTFVLWATVWGFVGAKIYYLLENASTLTAHHLGGMGFTWYGGLLGGIASALVVMRRRHLPAATVADAAMIPLSVAYAIGRIGCWLSGDGTYGKPTSLPWGMPVTHGVVPTDVAVHPTPLYEALGALAIAALLWTLARRQPPPLAVVAGYLFLSGVARVAVEFLRINEPALWGLTQPQLWSIASIAAGLALGVAVARRGRRPVDDAPDGPLRPHKSSSKVDVMPVESAGPSTQTDRVQTP
- a CDS encoding trimeric intracellular cation channel family protein yields the protein MHHLALGAATAPDLLNSALDTLRVVLEYVGTVAFAISGAVAASRRRMDLVGAVVLACLVAVGGGTARDLLLDRPVFWMENPTLVLVAVATALVIASLYRRRSMDALARHRIVEGSDAAGMAIFVVIGTSISLELGVNPVAAVIVGVVNGVGGGVLRDLFAAQVPEVFWNGQLYATAALAGAALYAALHAAHAAVQVTFWLPLLVIVALRVLSLTLGWGVPTVAVVKKRERQTEDHA
- a CDS encoding phosphoribosylaminoimidazolesuccinocarboxamide synthase, encoding MPVAPAIEGWRHVYTGKVRDLYEPVDPHPRGDVMLVVASDRISAYDWVLPTEIPGKGAVLTALTLWWFDRLRDLVPDHTVEAEVPAEVAGRAMICERLDMFPVECVARGYLTGSGLVEYKASGSVCGVELPDGLVDGSRLPAPIFTPATKADVGEHDENVSFDAVAARIGGEDAEALRELTLAAYTRAHEIAAGKGIILADTKFEFGRSATGEIVLADEVLTPDSSRFWPMDEWEPGHAQPSFDKQFVRDWLTSPASGWDRHGDSPPPALPDEVVDRTRQRYLEAYDRLVAG
- a CDS encoding cell wall metabolism sensor histidine kinase WalK — protein: MTADGGARTGLAPRLLIAIAVVLGTAAVTAWLVAGAIGPSAFRRHLDSAEVSDSGSTIDHSVIAFRTASALALALALALGVLAAFAVSVLLSRRIGRSLSSLAAAAQGIAAGASGVRVAQPGIGREFDALAVAFNRMADRLEESERLRTRLLSDVAHELRTPVATIDASLEAIEDGVAELSPSMVAVLRAQGARLVRLSEDLAAVTRAESRESNLRLERSDAVALVRAAVLAASDRAGLVGVKVQVETSADRLAIVVDPERLAQVLANLIDNAVRHSPEGGAVTVGAHASDDREWVVVSVSDQGEGIAPEHMPHLFERFYRADAARDRERGGSGIGLAIVKALVEAHGGTVMASSEGEGRGARFVVTLPAAVQPE
- a CDS encoding response regulator transcription factor, with translation MTPSPGVPLRALVVDDEPALAELVSDYLVRDGFEVERARDGEDALRRARTLDPDVVVLDLGLPGIDGLEVCRQLRTFSDCYVVMLTARAEEVDTLVGLSAGADDYVTKPFSPRELVARVRVMLRRPRANAVALSNQESELLRVGDLAINLDAREVSLAGEPVHLTRTEFDLLAALAVRPTRVLTRSALLEEVWGGGWVGDEHLVDVHILHVRQKLNDSAERQQYVRTVRGIGYRIGTGQ